From the Polyangia bacterium genome, one window contains:
- a CDS encoding serine/threonine-protein kinase codes for MDPLAAAAGLDALPPGTKLGRYEIRRLIGRGGMGSVYEALHRDLKKRVAIKTLLPTLAANPDAKTRFLREGEAASRIRHPHVVDVTDVSSDGPIIYLVMEYLEGEDLGKLIGRRGPLGVSETADIMLPVAAAIATAHEQGVIHRDLKPENIFLAQGSMGGVVPKVLDFGISKVSSSGDLRTMALTGTGATFGTTFYLPPEQLRGAKQADARSDQYALGTILYECLTGQRAFEGENLYAVLKDIAESRYRPAATLRPDIPPALDAVVNQAMNLEPTTRYPSVRELGSALLAYAGPSAQMMWTPFFGVPVPEMNFAGSGPIEGAPPTHRRGDLLSDPAFGATPPPTADPPGRRSTAGGTRVLPSTPSPDVRPGGSPHRLESSTTFRHATGESTLSSLQPRRSRLPLVVGLGVVAAVGAVFVIMRPDIVAPARQTTTPVVPPEPKMFRVEVVTEPSTAVIELDGQPVGTGAFARRLPIDGSEHEVVAHARGYRNASVRFTDTPPPRELALEAIAAPAPPLAEQPRPHDPIGEPTAARPDKAGHGHHHHGAGKPGASEHADDSRPPPARPTGQGKSGDGAQLPNNAPIVE; via the coding sequence ATGGACCCTCTCGCGGCCGCCGCCGGCCTGGACGCCCTGCCCCCCGGCACCAAGCTGGGCCGATATGAAATCCGCCGCCTGATCGGGCGCGGCGGCATGGGCAGCGTGTACGAGGCGCTCCACCGCGATCTCAAGAAGCGGGTCGCCATCAAGACGCTTTTGCCCACGCTGGCTGCCAACCCGGACGCCAAGACGCGTTTCCTCCGCGAAGGCGAGGCGGCCTCGCGCATCCGCCACCCCCACGTCGTCGACGTCACCGACGTCAGCTCGGACGGCCCGATCATCTATCTCGTGATGGAGTACCTGGAAGGCGAGGACCTGGGCAAGCTGATCGGCCGCCGCGGTCCGCTGGGCGTCAGCGAGACCGCCGACATCATGCTGCCGGTCGCCGCCGCCATCGCCACCGCGCACGAGCAAGGGGTGATTCACCGCGATCTCAAGCCGGAGAACATCTTTCTGGCCCAGGGATCAATGGGCGGCGTGGTGCCCAAGGTGCTGGACTTCGGCATCTCCAAGGTTTCATCATCGGGCGATCTGCGCACCATGGCCCTGACCGGCACCGGTGCGACGTTCGGAACCACGTTTTATCTGCCGCCCGAACAGCTGCGCGGAGCCAAGCAAGCCGACGCCCGCAGCGATCAGTATGCGCTGGGTACGATCCTGTATGAATGCCTGACCGGCCAGCGCGCGTTCGAGGGCGAGAACCTGTACGCCGTCCTGAAAGACATCGCCGAGAGCCGCTATCGTCCGGCCGCCACCTTGCGCCCGGACATCCCACCGGCGCTGGACGCGGTCGTCAACCAGGCCATGAACCTCGAGCCGACCACCCGTTATCCGTCGGTGCGCGAGCTCGGCTCGGCGCTGCTGGCGTACGCCGGGCCGAGCGCGCAGATGATGTGGACGCCGTTCTTCGGCGTGCCCGTGCCCGAGATGAATTTCGCCGGCAGCGGTCCCATCGAAGGCGCGCCGCCCACCCATCGCAGGGGCGATCTTCTTTCAGACCCGGCTTTCGGAGCCACGCCGCCGCCTACCGCCGATCCGCCCGGCCGCCGCAGCACCGCCGGCGGGACGCGCGTCTTGCCGTCGACGCCGTCGCCCGACGTTCGCCCCGGCGGCTCGCCGCACCGGCTGGAGAGCAGCACCACTTTCCGGCACGCCACCGGCGAATCCACGCTGTCGTCACTGCAACCGCGGCGCTCGCGCTTGCCGCTGGTGGTGGGCCTGGGTGTGGTGGCGGCGGTGGGCGCGGTCTTCGTCATCATGCGTCCGGATATCGTCGCGCCGGCGCGCCAGACGACGACGCCGGTGGTCCCACCCGAGCCGAAGATGTTCCGGGTCGAGGTGGTCACCGAACCAAGCACGGCGGTGATCGAGCTCGACGGCCAGCCGGTCGGCACCGGCGCCTTCGCCCGCCGCCTTCCCATCGATGGCAGCGAGCACGAAGTGGTCGCGCACGCGCGCGGGTATCGCAACGCCTCGGTGCGCTTCACCGACACGCCGCCGCCGCGGGAGCTGGCGCTGGAAGCGATCGCCGCCCCGGCGCCGCCGCTGGCAGAACAGCCGCGCCCGCACGATCCGATCGGGGAACCCACCGCCGCGAGACCCGACAAGGCGGGCCACGGCCACCACCACCACGGCGCGGGAAAACCGGGCGCGTCCGAACACGCCGACGACAGCCGGCCGCCGCCCGCCCGGCCGACCGGCCAAGGCAAGAGCGGCGATGGCGCCCAGCTTCCCAACAACGCGCCCATCGTCGAATAA